One window of the Rosa rugosa chromosome 3, drRosRugo1.1, whole genome shotgun sequence genome contains the following:
- the LOC133735577 gene encoding uncharacterized protein LOC133735577 yields the protein MADDASELEAGSEGSDILTKSSAEFATKFKKAFDASKDTLQNSVVCRLAKNKEPQGMCILGPHYYVGMPLAVKEVLEGSLVDTSCLAYGASWSTWSSEFKLPRVWPKLTPEWSKWVPRMEHFFAQKWKDYGIYDSIKMTEQEIHMDRPLLAASLCFWSSATNTINLPLGPMTPTLLDMAAIFGLRPNGEAVCATAKFPSSFHASLKPKAIKNDKKAKDDAEAKAKQLLNYSTFYATHAVDEAVSETGRQPPKQHEHAAFLLYWLCKFVFCSKSNKCTFEFAGIAEALSMGRPLALGSFVLARLYRALRNAVIDNMNLDIGGPLWMFQVWIQTYFHELRPTCPPLVPTMTLGRQIIALGARTHSAAQCFAFFYSKKTMSKDEFAICYSRDHPSCLEINISKPWDKKFELDVILTWGSFLISRDLNYGLKGTVGRYGVEVYLPNLVARQFGFVQSCPALFLMSKNHFSSWRDGFTRTSQCSAIGNYYVEQFGKFERSGFKPRCPDYRATPKFQAWWSTFIVKKLGEDLANTQRVALRGLPDLLGPKESNGKKKVSDSKSKTTKGSGRQGQTLRKRGPTIGHTRDAKKAKKSSDMVQSSVSDPTDNMVSEDICFEANMDDGHNTLAENETMSEAEDMAETGDTSTNSVDSAASEGSSENQFASNGQERDGRIDHSLPLPESSMVEIDMDDLGENQFPNTSIIGQHIAILDNPSTDVEEINVLGREELCNPPTLVWVGESLSSSTLELALLNPTETNPPMLGTLTSPPTEGMSHSEQAVVCAQSSAKLVDRTVSDLGLELLHFLDTLDNAASPVEEKLETTETKKALETVRQFLGCDVRTVTEASFLAIKEAVDVLISANHLSQEYAYEVHARLAVVNFSLSPCLEAQKEFETGEKLISEYEDIRQSTDLGQLHKLKASLDKGRQKVLDLKKQLAEAEQVKVTSATIRTIVPQQDLTRYSLILSSVKSYNKKRGILKRKVDQGMQDLENVKEALRSLLPTD from the exons ATGGCCGACGATGCTTCGGAACTCGAGGCCGGGTCGGAAGGCAGCGACATACTAACCAAAAGTTCGGCCGAGTTTGCCACAAAGTTTAAGAAGGCTTTTGATGCTTCCAAAGACACACTTCAAAATTCCGTGGTTTGTCGGCTGGCGAAAAACAAAGAGCCGCAGGGAATGTGCATACTGGGGCCGCATTACTACGTGGGCATGCCGCTGGCTGTGAAAGAGGTACTAGAGGGTTCGTTAGTTGACACATCATGTCTTGCTTATGGGGCTAGTTGGTCCACCTGGAGTTCTGAGTTCAAACTTCCGCGGGTTTGGCCGAAACTAACCCCTGAGTGGAGCAAATGGGTGCCAAGGATGGAGCATTTCTTTGCTCAAAAATGGAAGGACTATGGAATATATGATAGTATAAAGATGACTGAGCAAGAGATTCATATGGATCGGCCCCTTCTTGCAGCGAGCTTATGCTTTTGGTCGTCCGCCACCAACACCATCAACTTGCCTCTTGGTCCCATGACCCCTACTTTGTTAGACATGGCCGCAATATTTGGGCTTCGGCCGAATGGCGAGGCGGTTTGTGCTACAGCCAAATTCCCTAGTTCCTTCCATGCTAGTCTGAAACCTAAAGCGATAAAGAATGACAAGAAGGCTAAAGATGACGCAGAAGCTAAGGCAAAGCAATTACTCAACTATAGCACCTTTTATGCCACACATGCAGTTGATGAAGCAGTTTCGGAAACTGGGAGGCAACCGCCAAAACAGCACGAACACGCCGCCTTCCTTCTCTATTGGCTTTGTAAGTTTGTATTTTGCTCCAAGTCAAATAAGTGCACTTTTGAATTTGCTGGTATTGCAGAAGCTCTTAGCATGGGTAGGCCTCTAGCCCTTGGGTCATTTGTTCTTGCTCGCCTCTACCGTGCTTTACGCAATGCAGTGATCGATAATATGAATTTGGATATTGGAGGGCCATTATGGATGTTTCAAGTGTGGATACAGACCTATTTTCATGAGCTCCGGCCGACATGTCCTCCACTTGTCCCCACAATGACACTTGGCCGTCAGATTATTGCCCTCGGCGCTCGTACACATTCAGCCGCGCAGtgttttgctttcttttattcaaaaaagaCTATGTCCAAAGATGAGTTTGCCATATGTTACAGCCGAGATCACCCTTCTTGCCTtgagatcaacatatcaaaaccatGGGATAAAAAATTTGAATTGGATGTGATTCTAACTTGGGGGAGTTTTCTGATCTCTCGAGACCTGAACTATGGCCTCAAAGGCACCGTGGGTCGGTATGGTGTGGAGGTCTATCTTCCCAATCTTGTTGCACGTCAATTTGGCTTCGTACAGAGTTGTCCGGCCTTGTTCTTGATGTCGAAAAATCATTTCTCATCATGGAGGGATGGATTCACACGAACTTCACAGTGTTCGGCTATTGGTAATTACTATGTAGAGCAATTTGGCAAGTTTGAGAGATCCGGTTTCAAACCTCGTTGTCCTGACTATAGAGCCACTCCGAAATTCCAAGCATGGTGGTCTACATTTATTGTGAAAAAACTTGGAGAAGACTTGGCCAACACCCAGCGTGTTGCACTACGAGGGCTTCCGGATTTGCTTGGCCCCAAGGAAA GTAACGGTAAGAAGAAAGTATCGGATAGCAAGTCAAAAACGACCAAAGGATCTGGTAGACAAG GACAAACACTGAGGAAACGTGGTCCAACAATAGGACACACTCGAGATGCCAAGAAAGCGAAGAAATCCTCCGATATGGTACAAAGTTCGGTCTCGGACCCGACCGACAATATGGTTAGTGAGGACATATGTTTTGAAGCTAATATGGATGATGGTCACAATACTTTAGCCGAAAACGAAACTATGTCTGAAGCTGAAGATATGGCCGAAACTGGTGATACCTCAACCAATAGCGTGGATTCGGCCGCCAGCGAAGGTTCCTCAGAAAATCAATTTGCAAGCAACGGTCAGGAG AGAGATGGCCGCATTGATCACTCTTTGCCTCTTCCAGAGAGCTCCATGGTTGAGATTGACATGGAC GACTTGGGTGAGAATCAGTTTCCTAACACATCAATCATTGGCCAACACATTGCAATCTTAGACAACCCTTCCACGGATGTTGAGGAAATTAATGTACTTGGCCGAGAAGAGCTATGTAACCCTCCAACACTTGTTTGG GTAGGAGAATCTCTAAGCAGTTCTACCCTGGAGTTGGCTCTTCTCAACCCAACTGAAACAAATCCTCCAATGCTCGGAACGCTCACCTCTCCTCCAACAGAAGGAATGTCCCACAGTGAGCAAGCTGTCGTTTGCGCTCAATCTTCAGCCAAGCTTGTG GACCGTACGGTGAGCGATCTTGGTTTAGAGCTACTTCATTTTCTAGATACTCTAGATAACGCCGCGAGCCCCGTAGAGGAAAAACTTGAGACAACAGAAACTAAAAAGGCGCTTGAGACGGTCAGGCAGTTTCTGGGTTGTGACGTGAGGACAGTGACCGAGGCTAGTTTTCTTGCTATCAAGGAGGCGGTTGACGTACTTATTTCAGCCAACCATTTATCTCAGGAATATGCTTATGAAGTTCATGCTCGTTTGGCTGTCGTGAATTTTAGTCTCTCTCCTTGTTTAGAAGCCCAAAAAGAGTTTGAAACCGGCGAGAAGTTGATAAGTGAGTATGAAGACATTCGCCAGTCCACCGATCTCGGCCAACTCCACAAATTGAAGGCTTCCTTGGATAAGGGAAGGCAAAAAGTGCTTGATCTGAAGAAGCAATTGGCCGAAGCTGAGCAAGTCAAAGTCACTTCGGCCACTATCCGAACCATTGTTCCCCAACAAGATCTCACCAGGTATAGCTTGATTTTGTCATCCGTCAAGTCGTATAACAAGAAGAGGGGCATCTTGAAACGAAAGGTCGACCAAGGTATGCAAGACTTAGAAAATGTTAAAGAAGCTCTTCGGTCACTCTTGCCCACTGATTAG